In Pseudomonas lutea, the genomic stretch CAGAGAAGTTCGCTCAAGCCGCTCGTTAGGTCCTTCAATGGGACAAAACAGCTGGCTGGATTGTGTATCTTTCTGTCGATTAAGCGACATTCACAGGCTTTGCCCACTGCAGCCAGCTTTTCAAGCGCTCAACCGGCGCTCTAAACTGTTCCGGTACAGTTGCCGGGGGTGTGGCCTGGAGATTTCATCCGGTCCTGCAGCTTTGGCCGTCAGGATTATAAAAACTACAACGCAAGAGTGGAGCATCATGACTAAGGGTATTAATCAGATTTCCAAGCTGTTTGCCGCACTGGTTCTGGCGGGGGTTGCCAGCCACTCGTTCGCAGCTGACACCATCAAGATCGGCATCGCCGGCCCGAAGACCGGCGCGGTTGCCCAGTACGGCGACATGCAGTTCAGCGGTGCCAAGATGGCCATCGAGCAGATCAACGCCAAAGGCGGCGTCGACGGCAAAAAGCTTGAAGCGGTTGAATACGACGATGCCTGCGACCCGAAACAAGCGGTCGCCATCGCCAACAAAGTGGTCAACGACGGCGTCAAGTTCGTGGTTGGTCACCTGTGCTCCAGCTCCACTCAGCCTGCTTCGGACATCTACGAAGACGAAGGCATCATCATGGTGACCCCGGCTGCCACCAGCCCGGAAATCACCGCCCGTGGCTACAAACTGGTGTTCCGCACCATCGGCCTGGACAGCGCCCAGGGCCCGGCTGCCGGCGAATACATCGCCAAGCAGGTCAAGCCGAAGATCGTCGCGGTCATCCACGACAAACAGCAATACGGTGAAGGCATCGCCACTGCCGTCAAGCAGACCCTTGAAAAAGACGGCGTGAAAGTCGCCCTGTTCGAAGGCATCAACGCCGGCGACAAGGACTTCTCTTCGCTGATCGCCAAAATGAAGCAAGCCAACGTCGACTTCGTCTACTACGGCGGCTACCACCCAGAGCTGGGTCTGATTCTGCGCCAGGCGCAGGAAAAAGGCCTGAAAGCCGGCTTCATGGGCCCTGAAGGCGTGGGCAACGCTTCGATCTCGCAAATCGCCCAGGACGCTTCCGAAGGCCTGCTGGTGACTCTGCCGAAATCGTTCGACCAGGACCCTGCCAACAACGATCTGGTCGCAGCATTCAAAGCGAAAAAAGAAGACCCTAGCGGTCCGTTCGTGTTCCCGGCCTACGCTGCGGTGGAAGTGATCGCCGAGGCGATCAAAACGGCCAAATCCGAAGACACCGCGAAGGTGGCTGCAGCCATCCACGCCGGTACCTTCAAGACCCCTACCGGCGATCTGTCGTTTGACGACAAGGGTGACCTGAAGGACTTCAAATTCGTCGTTTACACCTGGCACAAAGACGGCACCAAGACTGAAGCCCCTGCGAAATAACGCAGCCTTCAGGCTTACCCGAAGCCCACTGCAACCGCAGTGGGCTTTGTTTTAGCTGGGCACCGAATTCCACAAGAATTCCGGCCCCTGAACATCTTGAAACCGCACCAGTGAATCACTGGGCTCGTGCCGAACGCGGACGTAGATCACGACGCGCGAGCGGGAAAAGACTTCACCAGTGGAACACCAGGCAGGTTTTTAGGAGCACACAGCAATGCCGATAGATCTCTATCACTTTCTTCAACAGCTGGTTAATGGGATGACCATTGGCAGCACTTACGCCTTGATTGCCATCGGCTACACCATGGTTTACGGCATCATCGGCATGATCAACTTCGCCCACGGCGAGGTGTACATGATCGGTTCGTATGTGGCGTTCATCGCCCTGGCCGGTCTGACCATGCTCGGCCTGGACAGCCTGCCCCTGCTGATTACCGCAGCATTCGTCGCCAGTATCGTGGTGACCAGTGCCTACGGTTACGCCATCGAGCGAGTCGCCTATCGCCCGCTGCGCGGCAGCAACCGTTTGATCCCTCTGATTTCCGCCATCGGCATGTCGATTTTCCTGCAGAACACCGTGCTGTTGTCGCAGGACTCGAAAGACAAGTCGATTCCCAACCTCATCCCCGGCAACTTCGTTTTCGGCCCCGGCAGCACCCATGAGGTCGTGATCTCCTACATGCAGATCCTGATCTTCATCGTGACGCTGGTGGCGATGCTGGGGCTGACCTGGTTCATCTCCCGCTCTCGCCTGGGACGCGCTTGCCGCGCCTGCGCCGAAGACATCAAGATGGCCAACCTGCTGGGCATCAACACCAACAACATTATTGCGCTGACCTTCGTCATCGGTGCCGCGCTGGCGGCCGTCGCTGCGGTGCTGCTGAGCATGCAGTACGGCGTGATCAACCCCAACGCCGGGTTCCTGGTGGGCATCAAAGCCTTTACCGCGGCCGTGTTGGGCGGCATCGGCAGTATCCCGGGCGCGATGCTCGGCGGTCTGGTGCTGGGCGTCGCCGAAGCCTTTGGTGCCGATATCTTCGGTGACCAGTACAAGGATGTGGTGGCGTTCGGTCTTCTCGTATTGGTGTTGTTGTTCCGGCCAACCGGCCTGCTCGGCCGTCCGGAGGTTGAAAAAGTATGACCAGGAATCTCAAATCGGCCCTTTTCAGCGCAGTGCTGGTACTGGCCGTCGCTTACCCGATCCTCGGGCTCAAACTGGACATCGTGGGGGTAAACCTTGCGGTAGTGGGCGCCAGCAACACCACCGTGCTGGTGATTTTCGCCGCTGCGTTTCTGATGTTCCTGCGCGTGCTGTTCAACGAGCAGATCAGCGCGATGTGGCGCGGCCGCCCGCAAAAGCAGCTGATGTCCGACAAGACCAGCAACTTTCTGACCCTGCCGTCGACCCAGCGCTGGTTCCTCGGTGCCCTGGTCATCGCCGCATTGGTCTGGCCGTTCTTCGGCTCGCGCGGCGCGGTGGACATCGCCACGCTGATCCTGATCTACGTGATGCTCGGCCTGGGCCTGAACATCGTCGTCGGTCTGGCCGGGCTGCTGGATCTGGGTTACGTCGGTTTCTATGCCGTGGGCGCGTACACCTACGCCCTGCTCCAGCATTACTTCGGTTTCGGCTTCTGGATCTGCCTGCCGCTGGCAGGGCTGGCGTCGGCAACCTTCGGGTTTTTGCTGGGCTTCCCGGTCCTGCGCTTGCGCGGCGACTACCTGGCGATCGTGACGCTGGGTTTCGGTGAAATCATCCGCCTGTTCCTGCGGAACCTGACTGACGTCACCGGCGGTCCGAACGGCATCAGCAACATCGAAAAACCAACGCTGTTCGGCCTGACGTTCGAGCGCAAGGCTGCCGAAGGCATGCAGACCTTCCATGAATACTTCGGCCTGCAATACAACTCCATCAACAAGGTGATCTTCCTTTACCTGATCGCCCTGTTGCTGGCCCTGCTGGCGCTGTTCGTGATCAACCGGCTGTTGCGCATGCCCATCGGCCGCGCATGGGAAGCGCTGCGTGAAGACGAAATCGCCTGCCGCGCACTCGGCCTGAATCCGACCATCATCAAACTGTCGGCTTTCACCCTGGGCGCTGCGTTCGCCGGTTTCGCGGGCAGCTTCTTCGCCGCGCGCCAGGGCCTGATTACGCCTGAGTCTTTTACCTTTCTGGAGTCGGCAATCATTCTGGCGATCGTTGTGCTGGGCGGCATGGGTTCGCAGCTCGGTGTGATCCTCGCAGCTATCGTGATGATTCTGCTGCCTGAACTGCTTCGCGAGTTCAGCGAATACCGGATGCTCGGCTTCGGCGCCTTGATGGTGCTGATGATGATCTGGCGTCCTCAGGGCTTCCTGCCGATGCAGCGTCCCGTCATGAAACTCAAGGGGGAGCGCTGATGAGCCGTCCAATTCTGCAGGCGTCCGGCTTGTGCATGCGCTTTGGCGGGCTGTTGGCCGTCAACGGTGTAGGCCTGACCGTCAATGAGAAACAAGTGGTGTCGATGATCGGCCCCAACGGCGCCGGCAAGACCACCGTGTTTAACTGCCTGACCGGGTTCTACCGTCCTACCTCGGGCACCATCCTGCTGGACGGCGAGCCGATTCAGGGGCTGGCCGGCCATGAAATCGCTCGCAAGGGCGTGGTGCGTACCTTCCAGAACGTGCGCCTGTTCAAGGAAATGACGGCGGTGGAGAACCTGCTGGTTGCCCAGCATCGTCATCTCAACACGAACTTCCTGGCCGGCCTGTTCAAGACCCCGGCGTACCGCAAAAGCGAGCGCGAGGCCATGGAATATGCCGAGCACTGGCTGGAAGCCGTCGATCTGAAGGACTTCGCCAACCGCCCTGCCGGCACGCTGGCGTACGGTCAGCAGCGCCGTCTTGAAATTGCGCGCTGCATGATGACGCGTCCGCGCATCCTGATGCTCGACGAGCCGGCTGCCGGTCTGAACCCGAAAGAAACCGAAGACTTGAAAGCGCTGATCGGCGTGCTGCGCAACGAGCACAACGCCACGGTGTTGTTGATCGAGCACGACATGAAGCTGGTCATGAGCATCTCCGACCATATCGTGGTGATCAACCAGGGCACTCCCCTGGCCGATGGCACGCCCGAGCAGATCCGTGACAATCCTGAAGTGATCAAAGCCTACCTGGGGGAAGCGTAAATGCTGCAGTTCGATAACGTTTCCACGTTCTACGGCAAGATCCAGGCGTTGCACGGGGTCAGCATTGACGTGCAGCAGGGCGAGATTGTCACGCTGATCGGCGCCAACGGTGCGGGCAAGTCGACGCTGTTGATGACGCTCTGTGGTTCGCCGCGTGCTCATAGCGGGAGCATTCGCTATATGGGCGAGGAGCTGGTCGGTCTGGAGTCGTCGGTGATCATGCGCAAGAGCATTGCGGTGGTGCCTGAGGGCCGTCGTGTGTTCGCGCGGCTGACGGTGGAGGAGAATCTGGCGATGGGCGGATTCTTCACCGACAAGGACGATTATCAGGTGCAGATGGATAAGGTGCTTGAGTTGTTTCCGCGCTTGAAGGAGCGTTTCAATCAGCGCGGCGGGACGATGTCCGGCGGTGAGCAGCAGATGCTGGCCATCGGACGGGCGTTGATGAGCAAGCCGAAGTTGTTGTTGCTCGATGAGCCTTCGCTGGGTCTGGCGCCGATTATCATTCAGCAGATTTTCGAGATTGTTGAGCAGTTGCGGCGCGATGGGGTGACGGTGTTTCTGGTTGAGCAGAATGCGAATCAGGCGTTGAAGATCGCTGACCGTGCGTATGTTCTGGAGAATGGCCGGGTGGTGATGCAGGGTTCGGGGGCTGAGTTGTTGGTTGATCCGAAAGTGCGGGATGCTTATCTGGGTGGTTAACGGGGCCGGATCTACAGCAAGATCAAGGGCGTCTGCCTAACGGCAGAGCGTTTCGCCTTCGGCGAGTTACTTGGAAAGGCACCCCAAGTAACCAAGGGTGCTTGCTCCTGGTTTGGCTCCTCCTGCGTCGGAGTACCCTCACTCCGGTCTCGCTCCGTGGGCCCGCTGCCGTCCGCCATCCATGGCGGGGGGCAGCTCTCGCCGCATCCATGCGGCTCGGCCCACTCCACGAGACCTGCGTTCAGCCTGCACCCAAGTCGCGATTGGCGGTGTCTGGGCTTTTTGCGTATGAAGATCAAAAGCAGATCACAAGCAGATCAAAAGCAGATCAAAAGCAGATCAAAAGCTTCCCGGCTGAAGCCGGTCCTACTGGGCGCCGCCGGGTTTACAGAGGTTGCCGCTGGTGCCACTGACTGCATGCGTTGCTTTTTGTAGGACCGGCTTTAGCCGGGAAGAGGCCAGTTGACGCACTGGAATTTTTGATTGTTTAAACCTGTCTGATCGTTCCCACGCTCCGCGTGGTAATGCATCCTGTGACGCTCCGCGTCAGCTTTACCTCTCCCCACCAACGAGGCCGACCCTCCTAGCCGTCAAAGCTTTTCCAAAGCCGCTGTGCTGCGTTCGAACCATTCGCTCAGATAATCCGCCATGACTTGCACACGCCTCGGCACCCGCCCTTCGAAGGGATGGACCAGGTACAGCGACGATACCGGTGTCTGGTAGTCGCGCAGCAGCCACTGTAAACGGCCGTCTTTCAATTCTTCATGGACCATGTACGACGGCAGTCGCGCGATGCCGGCGCCGACCAGTGCGGCTTTTTTGAGGAGGCCGTAGTGGTTGCTGGCGAACGTGCCACGGACGTTGATGCGGGTCAGTTGGTGCTGCTGATGGTAGGTCCACGACTCGCGCCCTGTGTTGTGGCTGTTGAGCAGGCACCGGTGTGCGCGAAGTTCTTCCGGCGTTTGCGGCGTGCCCTGTCTGGCCAGGTATTCGGGGCTGGCGCAGGTCAGTTCCTGCAGGGCCAACAGCGGCTTGGCCACTAACCGCTCGTCGATGCCGACGCTGGAGCGGATCCCCAGATCGAAGCCGTCCCGGCGCAGGTCGCGATAGTGGTTGTTGAGGTCCAGTTCCACCTGCACGTCTGGGTAGGCCTGAGCGAACTCGGTAAGCAAGCCTTCAAAAACGGTTTCGCCCAACGACACCGGCACCGTCAGCCGCACGCTGCCGATCAGGCTTTCACCGAGGCACGCCATCGCGTCCCGAATACGATCCCGTTGCGCCAGCAGCGCGCGAGCCTCGGGCAGCAGGATGGCGCCTGCCGAGGTCAGGGTCAGGCTGCGCGTGGTGCGGTGGAGCAGCGTCACGCCAAAGTTCTTTTCCAGCTTGCTGATGCGCTTGGACAGCTGACTGGTGCTGGTGTCCAGCCACTGCGCTGCCAGCGTGAAGCTATTGGCCTCCACCAGCAGCGCGAACGCCGCGAGGTCGTCCATTTCGCTCATGATTGTTTCCTTTCTGACAAAGCGGGATTGCCGTTTAGGCCCTGTTTCGGTGGTAACGGGCGGCCCAGACTGGGTCACCGTCCAGAGAAGAGGAAAACCGCATCATGAAAATCCTGTTGATTGGCGCCAGCGGCACCATTGGCTCGGCGATCCAGAAGGAATTGGCGCCCCGCCATGAGATCGTCCGCATTGGAAGAAACGGCCCGGACGAGCACGTCGATATTAGTGACAGCGACTCGATCCGCAAACTATTCGAACGGACGGGCTCTTTCGACGCATTGATTTGTGCGGCCGGCAATGTCACGTTCGCGCCGCTCGGCGAAATGACCGCCGACTCTTTTGCCCTGGGTCTGCGTGACAAACTGATGGGGCAGGTCAATTTGCTGCTGATCGGCCGGGAATACGCCAACGACGCAGCGTCCTTCACGTTCACGACCGGAATCACCAGCGTTGACCCGATTCGCACCTGCGCGTCGGCCAGCCTGGTCAATGGCGCGATCGACGCATTCGTGCGTGCCGCTGCCATCGAGATGCCGCGTGGGATGCGGGTCAACTCGGTCAGCCCCAACGTGCTGGTCGAAGCGATGGGCAGTTACGCGCCCTACTTCCGTGGCTTCAAGCCAGTTCCGGCAGCGGATGTAGCGCTGGCGTATGCCAAAAGTGTCGAAGGGCTACAAACCGGACAGACCTATCAGGTTGGCTAATCGCCCCTTGTGATGAACGAGCAGGCTGAGTAACGTGGCGGCACTTGTCTGGAGACCGCCCCATGTCCGCTGCTCGTTCTGCCCTGATGTTTGCCTTGTTGCCCGTGTTTGCCGGCTGCCAGTTGATGCCGTCACCTTCCGCTGACAACAAGGTATCGACTGCCGGCATGATCCGCATGCAGGGCACCCTCAGCGGAGACGGCGGCAAGCTGTTCTTCGCCCCGTGCAACGAACAGCGACGCTACGCGGTGTCCGACAAGGGCAACACCGGCATCCTCCAGGAAGCCGCCTCGGTGGTAGACAAAAACGGCAAGGCGTTCGCCGATGTACGCGGCAACTT encodes the following:
- a CDS encoding ABC transporter ATP-binding protein; protein product: MLQFDNVSTFYGKIQALHGVSIDVQQGEIVTLIGANGAGKSTLLMTLCGSPRAHSGSIRYMGEELVGLESSVIMRKSIAVVPEGRRVFARLTVEENLAMGGFFTDKDDYQVQMDKVLELFPRLKERFNQRGGTMSGGEQQMLAIGRALMSKPKLLLLDEPSLGLAPIIIQQIFEIVEQLRRDGVTVFLVEQNANQALKIADRAYVLENGRVVMQGSGAELLVDPKVRDAYLGG
- a CDS encoding LysR family transcriptional regulator; amino-acid sequence: MSEMDDLAAFALLVEANSFTLAAQWLDTSTSQLSKRISKLEKNFGVTLLHRTTRSLTLTSAGAILLPEARALLAQRDRIRDAMACLGESLIGSVRLTVPVSLGETVFEGLLTEFAQAYPDVQVELDLNNHYRDLRRDGFDLGIRSSVGIDERLVAKPLLALQELTCASPEYLARQGTPQTPEELRAHRCLLNSHNTGRESWTYHQQHQLTRINVRGTFASNHYGLLKKAALVGAGIARLPSYMVHEELKDGRLQWLLRDYQTPVSSLYLVHPFEGRVPRRVQVMADYLSEWFERSTAALEKL
- the livG gene encoding high-affinity branched-chain amino acid ABC transporter ATP-binding protein LivG: MSRPILQASGLCMRFGGLLAVNGVGLTVNEKQVVSMIGPNGAGKTTVFNCLTGFYRPTSGTILLDGEPIQGLAGHEIARKGVVRTFQNVRLFKEMTAVENLLVAQHRHLNTNFLAGLFKTPAYRKSEREAMEYAEHWLEAVDLKDFANRPAGTLAYGQQRRLEIARCMMTRPRILMLDEPAAGLNPKETEDLKALIGVLRNEHNATVLLIEHDMKLVMSISDHIVVINQGTPLADGTPEQIRDNPEVIKAYLGEA
- the livH gene encoding high-affinity branched-chain amino acid ABC transporter permease LivH; amino-acid sequence: MPIDLYHFLQQLVNGMTIGSTYALIAIGYTMVYGIIGMINFAHGEVYMIGSYVAFIALAGLTMLGLDSLPLLITAAFVASIVVTSAYGYAIERVAYRPLRGSNRLIPLISAIGMSIFLQNTVLLSQDSKDKSIPNLIPGNFVFGPGSTHEVVISYMQILIFIVTLVAMLGLTWFISRSRLGRACRACAEDIKMANLLGINTNNIIALTFVIGAALAAVAAVLLSMQYGVINPNAGFLVGIKAFTAAVLGGIGSIPGAMLGGLVLGVAEAFGADIFGDQYKDVVAFGLLVLVLLFRPTGLLGRPEVEKV
- a CDS encoding branched-chain amino acid ABC transporter substrate-binding protein, coding for MTKGINQISKLFAALVLAGVASHSFAADTIKIGIAGPKTGAVAQYGDMQFSGAKMAIEQINAKGGVDGKKLEAVEYDDACDPKQAVAIANKVVNDGVKFVVGHLCSSSTQPASDIYEDEGIIMVTPAATSPEITARGYKLVFRTIGLDSAQGPAAGEYIAKQVKPKIVAVIHDKQQYGEGIATAVKQTLEKDGVKVALFEGINAGDKDFSSLIAKMKQANVDFVYYGGYHPELGLILRQAQEKGLKAGFMGPEGVGNASISQIAQDASEGLLVTLPKSFDQDPANNDLVAAFKAKKEDPSGPFVFPAYAAVEVIAEAIKTAKSEDTAKVAAAIHAGTFKTPTGDLSFDDKGDLKDFKFVVYTWHKDGTKTEAPAK
- a CDS encoding high-affinity branched-chain amino acid ABC transporter permease LivM → MTRNLKSALFSAVLVLAVAYPILGLKLDIVGVNLAVVGASNTTVLVIFAAAFLMFLRVLFNEQISAMWRGRPQKQLMSDKTSNFLTLPSTQRWFLGALVIAALVWPFFGSRGAVDIATLILIYVMLGLGLNIVVGLAGLLDLGYVGFYAVGAYTYALLQHYFGFGFWICLPLAGLASATFGFLLGFPVLRLRGDYLAIVTLGFGEIIRLFLRNLTDVTGGPNGISNIEKPTLFGLTFERKAAEGMQTFHEYFGLQYNSINKVIFLYLIALLLALLALFVINRLLRMPIGRAWEALREDEIACRALGLNPTIIKLSAFTLGAAFAGFAGSFFAARQGLITPESFTFLESAIILAIVVLGGMGSQLGVILAAIVMILLPELLREFSEYRMLGFGALMVLMMIWRPQGFLPMQRPVMKLKGER
- a CDS encoding short chain dehydrogenase — encoded protein: MKILLIGASGTIGSAIQKELAPRHEIVRIGRNGPDEHVDISDSDSIRKLFERTGSFDALICAAGNVTFAPLGEMTADSFALGLRDKLMGQVNLLLIGREYANDAASFTFTTGITSVDPIRTCASASLVNGAIDAFVRAAAIEMPRGMRVNSVSPNVLVEAMGSYAPYFRGFKPVPAADVALAYAKSVEGLQTGQTYQVG